TCATCGAGGAGTTGCCCGTCGAGGACGCGAGCGTGGATTGGGTGATCTCCAACTGCGTCATCAATCTTTCGCCCGACAAGCCGACGGTGTTCCGCGAGATCGCCCGTGTGATGCGCCCAGGCGCGCGCTTTTCCGTGTCCGACATCGTTGCGGACGATCTGCCGGAGGCGATCCGCGAGCATGCGGCGGCGTATTCAGCGTGCGTCGCGGGGGCGATCTCCGAGGGTGACTATGCCAAGGGGCTTCGCGACGCGGGCCTGGCCGACGTTGAAATCACCGAGCGGCACGTCTACGACGAGTCGCAGCTTCGCGCGCTCGTGGCCAGCGACCTGGAAAATTTCGGCATCGATGCGGCGACGTTCGATACGGCGCTCGGCCTGGTGGCGGGCAAGGTCGCGAGCGTGAAGGTGATCGGGCGGAAGGGGTGATGACTTCCGGCGAGTAAATTCCTCTTGCGTGAACCCGGCGTCTTTCAGAATTCACAACGCCAGACCACGCCCGACGTCGCAATCGGTATGGACCGGGACGGTGACCGATACCCCGTTGATCTCGTGACGAAGCGTCAGGTGGCTACCGGTTTGTCGGTCCTCGACGAATCCGCGGGCTTTTAAAAACCGGACGAGTTCCCGCGATCGAACTTGCGGCATCCGTCCCATCAAGGAATGCCGATGGTCAATTCTTCAACATGAACAAGTCGTTCTTCGTCTGGAATCACATCCCCGTGCTCGACCATCGACGCGACATGCTGCCGGATCGCTTCGCGGATGTTGCGTTTGGCTTCCTCGATGGTCTTGCCGTTGCTGAAACAGCCGGGCAACGTGGGGCTATAGGCGAAATAGCCCTCGTCGTCGGGTTCTTTTTCGATAGCGATCTGAAAGGAAAGAAACCTCATGGCGCACGCCTCCTTTCGGGATTCCTTTGTAGCACCGACGCGATTTGGGCGCGAGACGAATTATCGCCGGCGCGGCCACCGAGTCGCCCGCCTTCCGCGGGAGCGCTGTCCGGTGCTCGCAGTCGTTGACGAAACCG
This genomic stretch from bacterium harbors:
- the arsM gene encoding arsenite methyltransferase, whose translation is MTQTDVREQVSRAYAEALKKSKAGTGGCCGPAAAACGTSVAPAGAGVAGYGDDAKSKHSDAAASSFGCGNPLAFAGVVEGQTVLDLGSGAGLDLLIAAEKVGPTGRVIGVDMTDNMIQAARENAAKAGYANVEIRKGFIEELPVEDASVDWVISNCVINLSPDKPTVFREIARVMRPGARFSVSDIVADDLPEAIREHAAAYSACVAGAISEGDYAKGLRDAGLADVEITERHVYDESQLRALVASDLENFGIDAATFDTALGLVAGKVASVKVIGRKG
- a CDS encoding type II toxin-antitoxin system HicA family toxin, with translation MGRMPQVRSRELVRFLKARGFVEDRQTGSHLTLRHEINGVSVTVPVHTDCDVGRGLAL
- a CDS encoding type II toxin-antitoxin system HicB family antitoxin, whose product is MRFLSFQIAIEKEPDDEGYFAYSPTLPGCFSNGKTIEEAKRNIREAIRQHVASMVEHGDVIPDEERLVHVEELTIGIP